A genomic region of Roseateles amylovorans contains the following coding sequences:
- a CDS encoding DUF4212 domain-containing protein, which yields MADFRDVPQHGDPVGSMSPTGAPQRPRVWPLTLSLLALWASVTFGVAWFARDLSFDFFGWPFSFWVGAQGGLIVYCLIVWYYARTMNRREAAWVAVHGAAPPPVAPPAEPVRSRPSEF from the coding sequence ATGGCCGATTTTCGAGATGTCCCCCAACACGGCGACCCGGTCGGGTCGATGTCGCCGACGGGCGCGCCGCAGCGTCCCCGCGTGTGGCCGCTGACGCTGTCGCTGCTGGCCCTCTGGGCGAGCGTGACCTTCGGCGTGGCCTGGTTTGCGCGCGATCTCAGCTTCGATTTCTTCGGCTGGCCGTTCAGCTTCTGGGTGGGCGCGCAGGGCGGCCTGATCGTCTACTGCCTGATCGTCTGGTACTACGCGCGGACGATGAACCGCCGCGAGGCCGCCTGGGTGGCGGTGCACGGCGCGGCTCCGCCGCCGGTGGCCCCACCGGCCGAGCCGGTCCGCTCGCGCCCCTCCGAGTTCTGA
- a CDS encoding acyl-CoA synthetase, with protein MTGRTPSGPQAPAGDIYPHVHAGFRWQLPERISLAELCCGRWARDTPEAPAILFDSDSGCRAHYSYGQLQRAAHRLSNALQRLGVGAGDRVALVMPQRFETAVAHIALNQLGAVAMPLSMLFGPDALEYRLRDSGACLAIVETGALDAVRQVRAACPALRQVLAVGALSLQAGEQDWMQALQAEDARFTPRDNAADDPAILIYTSGTTGAPKGALLPQRALLGNLTGFIASQNWFGFDPRDPSVTSDAIFWSPADWAWTGGLMDALLPSLYFGRPILGYQGRFSPEKAFELLAHYRITHTFLFPTALKAMMKSVPHPRERYTLTLQGLMSAGEAVGDAVFQWVRDELGVTVNEMFGQTEINYVVGNCERLWPARAGSMGRAYPGHRVAVIDEAGQVCPTGTVGEVAVHRRDVHGELDPVFFLGYWNNEPATLAKFTGDPSDSWCRTGDLARMDAQGYLWYEGRADDQFKVAGYRIGPGEIENCLVKHPAVANAAVVPKPDAERGAVVKAFVVLATGHRPSASLVAELQAFVKHRLAPYEYPKEIEFLDSLPMTTTGKLQRRVLRELEQARATEAAAEAGASNVAQGRPAGKGGAGTAARPLVDTVKTGGSISA; from the coding sequence ATGACCGGCAGAACCCCGTCCGGCCCGCAGGCGCCGGCAGGCGACATCTATCCGCATGTCCACGCCGGTTTCCGGTGGCAGCTGCCTGAGCGCATCAGCCTGGCGGAGCTGTGCTGCGGCCGCTGGGCGCGCGACACGCCCGAAGCGCCCGCCATCCTGTTCGACAGTGACAGCGGTTGTCGCGCCCACTACAGCTACGGCCAGCTGCAACGCGCCGCGCACCGGCTGTCCAATGCCTTGCAGCGACTCGGCGTGGGCGCGGGCGATCGCGTTGCGCTGGTCATGCCGCAGCGGTTCGAGACCGCGGTGGCGCACATCGCGCTGAATCAGTTGGGCGCGGTGGCCATGCCGCTGTCGATGCTGTTCGGCCCCGACGCGTTGGAATACCGGCTGCGCGACAGCGGCGCCTGCCTGGCGATCGTCGAAACCGGCGCACTCGACGCCGTGCGGCAGGTGCGTGCGGCATGTCCGGCCTTGCGTCAGGTGCTGGCGGTGGGGGCGCTGTCGCTGCAGGCGGGCGAGCAGGACTGGATGCAGGCGCTGCAGGCCGAAGACGCGCGCTTCACCCCCCGCGACAACGCCGCCGACGACCCGGCGATCCTGATCTACACCAGCGGCACCACCGGTGCGCCCAAAGGCGCGCTGCTGCCTCAGCGCGCGCTGCTGGGCAACCTCACCGGTTTCATTGCCAGCCAGAACTGGTTCGGCTTCGATCCGCGCGATCCCAGCGTCACCAGCGACGCCATCTTCTGGAGTCCCGCCGACTGGGCCTGGACCGGCGGCCTGATGGATGCCTTGCTGCCGTCGCTGTACTTCGGCCGGCCGATCCTCGGCTATCAGGGCCGTTTCTCGCCGGAGAAGGCGTTCGAGCTGCTCGCGCATTACCGCATCACCCACACCTTTCTCTTCCCGACGGCGCTCAAGGCGATGATGAAGTCGGTGCCGCATCCGCGCGAGCGCTACACGCTGACGCTGCAGGGCCTGATGAGTGCGGGCGAGGCGGTCGGCGATGCGGTTTTCCAGTGGGTGCGCGATGAACTCGGGGTGACCGTTAACGAGATGTTCGGCCAGACCGAGATCAACTATGTGGTCGGCAACTGCGAACGCCTGTGGCCCGCGCGGGCCGGCAGCATGGGACGCGCCTATCCGGGCCACCGGGTGGCGGTGATCGATGAAGCGGGTCAGGTCTGCCCGACCGGGACCGTGGGTGAAGTCGCGGTGCATCGCCGTGATGTCCATGGCGAGCTCGATCCGGTGTTCTTCCTCGGCTACTGGAACAACGAACCGGCGACCCTGGCCAAGTTCACCGGTGACCCGTCCGACAGCTGGTGCCGCACCGGCGACCTGGCCCGCATGGATGCGCAGGGCTATCTCTGGTACGAAGGTCGCGCCGACGACCAGTTCAAGGTGGCCGGCTACCGCATCGGCCCCGGCGAGATCGAGAACTGCCTGGTGAAGCATCCGGCGGTGGCGAATGCGGCGGTGGTGCCGAAACCCGATGCCGAGCGCGGCGCGGTGGTGAAGGCGTTCGTCGTGCTGGCGACCGGGCATCGCCCGTCGGCCTCGTTGGTGGCGGAGCTGCAGGCCTTCGTGAAGCATCGCCTCGCACCGTATGAATATCCGAAGGAGATCGAGTTTCTCGACAGCCTGCCCATGACCACCACCGGCAAGTTGCAGCGCCGCGTGTTGCGCGAGCTGGAGCAGGCGCGAGCGACCGAGGCCGCGGCCGAGGCGGGGGCGAGCAACGTCGCGCAGGGGCGCCCCGCCGGCAAGGGCGGTGCCGGCACCGCGGCGCGCCCCTTGGTCGACACCGTCAAGACGGGCGGGTCGATCTCAGCTTGA
- the arsC gene encoding arsenate reductase (glutaredoxin) (This arsenate reductase requires both glutathione and glutaredoxin to convert arsenate to arsenite, after which the efflux transporter formed by ArsA and ArsB can extrude the arsenite from the cell, providing resistance.), whose amino-acid sequence MQIFHNPRCSKSREALALLEARGLAPEVIDYLNAPPTLATLMTLTRQLKLPARALLRDGEDEYQALGLADPSMTDAQLLQAIASHPRLLQRPIVVDGDRALIARPPALLNDWLT is encoded by the coding sequence ATGCAGATCTTCCACAACCCCCGTTGTTCCAAGTCGCGCGAGGCCTTGGCCTTGTTGGAGGCGAGAGGCCTCGCCCCCGAGGTCATCGACTATCTGAACGCGCCGCCCACGCTGGCAACGCTCATGACCTTGACGCGGCAACTGAAGCTGCCGGCCCGCGCCCTGCTGCGCGACGGCGAGGACGAGTACCAGGCGCTCGGCCTCGCGGACCCATCGATGACCGATGCCCAGCTGCTGCAGGCCATCGCGTCGCATCCGCGACTGCTGCAGCGGCCGATCGTGGTCGATGGTGACCGCGCCCTGATCGCCCGGCCTCCGGCGCTGCTCAACGACTGGCTGACCTGA
- a CDS encoding GNAT family N-acetyltransferase: MRAARPEDVPALVGLIGELAEFESLTHLLEVTADKLHPHLFGERPVAEALVAEHASGGVVAFALTFTNFSTFLAKPGLYLEDLYVQPAHRGAGLGQRMLTRLAQTAIARGYGRFEWCVLDWNEDAIRFYQRMGATIMPDWRLCRLAGDALSAFGETSA; this comes from the coding sequence TTGCGCGCGGCCCGTCCCGAGGACGTGCCGGCGCTGGTCGGACTCATTGGCGAACTGGCCGAGTTCGAAAGCCTCACCCACCTGCTGGAAGTCACCGCCGACAAGCTGCATCCCCATCTCTTCGGCGAGCGTCCGGTGGCCGAGGCGCTGGTGGCCGAGCATGCGAGCGGCGGCGTCGTGGCCTTCGCGCTGACCTTCACCAACTTCTCCACCTTCCTCGCCAAGCCCGGCCTGTATCTGGAGGACCTGTATGTGCAGCCGGCCCATCGCGGGGCCGGCCTCGGTCAGCGGATGCTGACGAGGCTGGCGCAGACCGCCATCGCGCGCGGCTATGGCCGCTTCGAGTGGTGCGTGCTGGACTGGAATGAGGATGCCATCCGCTTCTACCAGCGCATGGGCGCGACGATCATGCCGGATTGGCGCCTGTGCCGGCTCGCCGGCGATGCGCTGTCGGCGTTCGGCGAGACGTCGGCCTGA
- a CDS encoding plasmid replication/partition related protein: MNIIVNEDLRAYIDPLTEDEYAALERSILAEGCRDALVLWGEVLIDGHNRYSICSRHGLPFQTVQNTRFTSMEDVHLWMIDQHLGRRSVSDFQRGVLALRKKEILETRRLAVLDDPAPDASASEAATGAGPEAALPPPPPLKSREAIARAARISSATVGQIEKIQKAAAPELVAAVKSGEVSISAAAVIADLPAEEQAAAAAGGKKELRQAAKRVRESRGGKKPASDAVAEVAVEVLGVATTEDGEPEADPRIALLRAQVNALQEENGQLRAQVTELQAQLSAARHSAG, translated from the coding sequence ATGAACATCATCGTCAACGAAGATCTCCGCGCCTACATCGACCCGCTGACCGAGGACGAATACGCCGCCCTGGAACGCAGCATCCTCGCCGAGGGCTGCCGCGATGCGCTGGTGCTCTGGGGTGAAGTGCTGATCGACGGCCACAACCGCTACAGCATCTGCTCCCGGCACGGCCTGCCCTTCCAGACGGTGCAGAACACCCGGTTCACCTCGATGGAAGACGTCCATCTGTGGATGATCGACCAACATCTCGGCCGACGCAGCGTGTCGGACTTCCAGCGCGGCGTGTTGGCGCTGCGCAAGAAGGAGATTCTGGAAACCCGCCGACTGGCCGTGCTGGACGATCCCGCGCCCGACGCCAGTGCCTCCGAGGCCGCGACCGGCGCCGGTCCCGAGGCTGCCCTGCCCCCGCCGCCGCCGCTCAAGAGCCGCGAGGCCATCGCCCGCGCTGCTCGCATCAGCAGCGCCACGGTGGGCCAGATCGAGAAGATCCAGAAAGCCGCCGCGCCCGAGCTGGTTGCTGCGGTGAAGTCGGGTGAGGTGTCGATCAGCGCCGCAGCCGTGATTGCCGACCTGCCCGCCGAGGAACAGGCCGCCGCCGCTGCGGGTGGCAAGAAGGAGCTGCGTCAAGCGGCCAAGCGGGTGCGGGAGTCACGCGGCGGCAAGAAGCCGGCTTCGGATGCGGTGGCCGAGGTGGCCGTCGAAGTGCTGGGCGTGGCCACCACCGAGGACGGCGAGCCCGAAGCCGATCCGCGCATCGCCCTGCTGCGGGCGCAGGTCAACGCCCTGCAGGAGGAAAACGGCCAGCTGCGCGCCCAAGTGACCGAGCTTCAAGCGCAATTGAGCGCCGCCCGGCACTCGGCCGGTTGA
- a CDS encoding acyl-CoA thioesterase, with translation MSATDLLEGWDLPGPYRLTVSPQAADIDGLNHTNNAVYVQWCERVAWAHSEALGLSLDDYRRLDRAMAIRHGGYDYLLPSFEGESLVLGTWLTAGDGKLSMERRFQLRRASDGQTLMRGRWDLVCIEISTGRPRRMPPEFVSIYQAVVVPA, from the coding sequence ATGAGTGCGACCGATCTGCTGGAGGGCTGGGACCTTCCCGGCCCGTACCGGCTCACGGTCAGCCCTCAGGCGGCCGACATCGACGGCCTGAACCACACCAACAACGCGGTCTACGTGCAGTGGTGCGAGCGGGTGGCCTGGGCGCATTCGGAGGCGCTGGGCCTGAGCCTCGATGACTACCGCCGACTCGATCGAGCGATGGCCATCCGCCACGGCGGCTACGACTATCTGCTGCCGTCGTTCGAAGGCGAGTCGCTGGTGCTGGGCACCTGGCTTACCGCCGGCGACGGCAAGCTGTCGATGGAGCGACGTTTCCAGCTGCGCCGCGCCAGCGATGGGCAAACCTTGATGCGGGGCCGCTGGGACCTGGTCTGCATCGAGATCAGCACCGGTCGACCGCGCCGCATGCCGCCGGAGTTCGTCTCGATCTACCAGGCGGTGGTGGTGCCCGCCTGA
- a CDS encoding universal stress protein: MVDTILVPIDGSAAADFGFQQALALARPLNARLVLLHVVDVEPMFLQGVGDLKDYRKNLRDYGEEILATAAVAAQDQGVQVSYYLRETVESSPASTIVAEAVRQHCGLIVMGTHGRRRLSRLALGGDAELVLRDSTVPVMFVRAPAKTGLGTSQA; this comes from the coding sequence ATGGTCGACACCATCCTCGTGCCCATCGACGGCAGCGCGGCCGCCGATTTCGGATTCCAGCAGGCCCTGGCCCTGGCGCGACCGCTCAATGCACGGCTGGTGCTGCTGCACGTGGTGGATGTCGAGCCGATGTTCCTGCAGGGTGTGGGCGATCTCAAGGACTACCGAAAGAACCTGCGGGACTACGGCGAAGAGATCCTCGCCACGGCCGCGGTCGCCGCACAGGACCAGGGCGTGCAGGTCTCCTACTATCTGCGCGAGACGGTGGAATCGAGCCCGGCCTCGACCATCGTTGCCGAGGCGGTCCGGCAGCATTGCGGCCTGATCGTCATGGGCACGCATGGCCGCCGGCGGCTGAGCCGCCTGGCCCTCGGCGGGGATGCGGAACTGGTGCTGCGAGACAGCACGGTGCCGGTGATGTTCGTCCGGGCGCCGGCCAAGACCGGCCTGGGCACGTCGCAAGCCTAG
- a CDS encoding Crp/Fnr family transcriptional regulator: protein MVTSLEARKNQLLAALPEHELARWLPDLEPVDMPLGQVLYESGGRLSHVYFPIDCIVSLLYVLEDGGSAEISVVGFEGVVGVSLFMGGQTTPSRAVVQSAGRLLRLRADLMLLEFNRAGSAMHLLLRYTQALLTQMSQTAVCNRHHALDQQLCRWLLLSLDRLHGVDLVMTQELIANMLGVRREGVTEAAGNLQAAGLINYRRGHITVLDRAGLERRTCECYAVVKREYDRLLSLLPPSPHT from the coding sequence ATGGTCACCAGCCTTGAGGCGCGCAAGAATCAGTTGTTGGCGGCATTGCCTGAGCATGAATTGGCGCGATGGCTGCCCGACCTGGAGCCGGTCGACATGCCCCTGGGACAGGTGCTGTATGAATCGGGCGGACGACTCTCGCATGTCTACTTTCCGATCGATTGCATCGTCTCTTTGCTGTATGTGCTGGAGGACGGCGGATCGGCAGAGATCTCGGTCGTGGGCTTCGAGGGCGTGGTCGGTGTCTCGCTCTTCATGGGCGGACAGACGACCCCCAGTCGGGCCGTGGTGCAGAGTGCCGGCCGACTGCTTCGATTGCGTGCCGACCTGATGCTGCTGGAATTCAATCGTGCCGGCAGTGCGATGCATCTGCTGCTGCGATACACCCAGGCCTTGCTCACCCAGATGTCGCAGACGGCGGTCTGCAATCGGCACCATGCGCTGGATCAGCAGTTGTGCCGATGGCTGCTGCTGAGCCTGGACCGGCTTCACGGCGTGGATCTGGTGATGACGCAGGAGCTCATCGCCAACATGCTGGGCGTGCGCCGTGAAGGCGTCACCGAGGCGGCTGGCAATCTCCAGGCCGCCGGACTCATCAACTACCGACGCGGCCACATCACCGTGCTGGACCGGGCTGGCCTGGAGCGACGCACCTGCGAGTGCTATGCGGTGGTCAAGCGCGAATACGACCGCCTGCTGTCGCTGCTGCCACCGTCGCCGCACACCTGA
- a CDS encoding OmpA family protein has translation MSHTHTRSLLLLTTTIAMLTACGALPERNTALERAHARFGAARDNPQVTALARTELAAAESSLGKADQAARDGLSLAEIDHLAYLAQQRTVIAQDVASGRAADAQTAGAAAERDRMRLSMRTQEADKAKADLSRARQDQAMQGNALAAADAQSARQAEALRQRNDRVRELEAERVALGATQTERGMMLSLSDTLFASGHSELTPGGVPHMDKVARFLLHNPARRATVEGYTDNVGGQAANQTLSEARANSVVAALVAQGVARDRLDARGYGSARPVATNATAAGRQMNRRVEVVFDSPMQGQPVGSSR, from the coding sequence ATGTCTCATACCCACACCCGATCTCTGCTCTTGCTGACCACCACCATCGCGATGCTCACCGCTTGCGGCGCCTTGCCCGAGCGCAACACCGCCCTGGAGCGCGCTCATGCCCGCTTCGGCGCGGCCCGGGACAATCCGCAGGTCACCGCGCTCGCTCGCACCGAACTCGCTGCCGCCGAATCCAGCCTGGGCAAGGCCGACCAGGCCGCGCGTGACGGACTGAGCCTGGCCGAGATCGACCATCTGGCCTACCTCGCCCAGCAGCGCACCGTCATCGCCCAGGATGTGGCCTCTGGCCGCGCAGCCGATGCGCAGACGGCCGGCGCGGCGGCTGAGCGCGACCGCATGCGGCTGTCCATGCGCACCCAGGAAGCGGACAAGGCCAAGGCCGACCTGAGCCGGGCGCGCCAGGACCAGGCCATGCAAGGCAATGCCTTGGCGGCGGCCGATGCGCAGTCGGCGCGACAGGCGGAAGCCCTGCGCCAGCGCAATGACCGCGTCCGTGAGCTGGAGGCCGAACGCGTCGCTCTGGGCGCCACGCAAACCGAGCGCGGGATGATGCTGTCGCTCAGCGACACGCTGTTCGCCAGCGGCCATTCCGAGCTCACACCGGGCGGCGTTCCCCACATGGACAAGGTGGCTCGATTCCTGCTGCACAACCCGGCGCGTCGGGCCACGGTGGAGGGCTATACCGACAACGTGGGCGGACAGGCCGCGAACCAGACCTTGTCCGAAGCGCGCGCCAATTCGGTCGTCGCCGCATTGGTCGCGCAAGGGGTGGCACGAGATCGTCTCGATGCGCGGGGCTACGGCTCCGCCAGGCCGGTGGCCACGAATGCGACCGCCGCCGGACGACAGATGAATCGCCGCGTCGAAGTGGTGTTCGATTCGCCGATGCAAGGTCAGCCCGTCGGCAGCAGCCGCTGA
- a CDS encoding DUF4398 domain-containing protein has product MITAGCASVPVPHADIAVAQAAVQAADSPDTAKYAGAQLQLAVSKLEAARVAEQAKDNVSARRMAEEAQVDAQAAVAAASAARARKAAEDARDAARVLAEELARQAGR; this is encoded by the coding sequence ATGATCACTGCAGGCTGCGCCAGCGTGCCGGTACCCCATGCGGACATCGCCGTGGCGCAAGCGGCCGTGCAAGCCGCAGACTCGCCTGACACCGCCAAGTACGCCGGCGCTCAGCTTCAGTTGGCCGTCAGCAAACTCGAAGCGGCCCGGGTGGCCGAACAGGCCAAGGACAACGTCAGCGCCCGCCGCATGGCAGAGGAAGCCCAGGTCGATGCGCAGGCGGCGGTCGCCGCAGCCAGCGCCGCCCGTGCCCGCAAGGCCGCAGAAGACGCGCGGGATGCCGCGCGGGTCCTGGCCGAAGAACTGGCGCGGCAGGCCGGTCGCTGA
- a CDS encoding META domain-containing protein: protein MHPSRFVGPLLILALVAGCAAPSASSSASGSASSATSSSTARPLPADGPSLHRWSDQSWEVASLGSRDLPENGPRPTLQVVDGMAQGTDGCNRYRQAITTPADVPGALRFNPSGAATTRMACVPPGDAIARDWHAALAATRSIRAERSRLLLIDEGDNVLARLRPQAKAGATP, encoded by the coding sequence ATGCACCCCTCACGCTTCGTCGGACCGCTGCTGATCCTGGCCCTGGTGGCCGGCTGCGCGGCACCGTCCGCCTCCTCCAGCGCTTCCGGCTCCGCCTCATCCGCCACCTCCTCGTCCACCGCCCGGCCGCTGCCGGCGGACGGCCCGTCGCTGCACCGCTGGAGCGATCAGTCCTGGGAGGTGGCTTCCCTGGGCAGCCGCGATCTGCCGGAGAACGGACCGCGGCCCACCCTGCAGGTGGTCGACGGCATGGCCCAAGGCACCGACGGCTGCAACCGGTATCGCCAGGCGATCACCACGCCGGCGGACGTGCCGGGCGCGCTGCGGTTCAACCCGTCGGGCGCAGCGACCACTCGCATGGCCTGCGTACCGCCCGGCGATGCCATCGCACGGGACTGGCATGCCGCGCTGGCCGCCACCCGCTCGATCCGCGCCGAACGCAGCCGGCTGCTGCTGATCGACGAGGGCGACAACGTGCTGGCCCGTCTGCGCCCGCAAGCCAAGGCCGGCGCGACCCCATGA
- a CDS encoding alpha/beta fold hydrolase → MSTAYDARRPHRSEFLTLRGLRHHVMRWGPPPDGSRPLLVMLHGWMDVGASFQFMVDAFREDRSVLAMDWRGFGLTDSSGGDAYWFPDYLGDLDALLDAVSPDAPVDLLGHSMGGNIVMTYAGVRPQRLRKLINLEGFGLPETIPEMAPARLAEWLDELKQPQHLKTYDDLGGVVDRLMKTNPRLAPDKAAWLAPHWSQRRDDGRWHILGDPAHKRTNPVLYRRAEALACWSRIEAPTLWVEGSETNISQWWGNRYPREDFETRLSVVPQLQRVTLQQAGHMLHHDQPDALAREVQAFLG, encoded by the coding sequence ATGAGCACCGCCTATGACGCCCGCCGACCGCACCGCAGCGAATTCCTGACGCTGCGCGGCCTTCGCCACCATGTGATGCGCTGGGGGCCGCCGCCGGACGGCTCGCGGCCGCTGCTGGTGATGCTGCACGGCTGGATGGATGTGGGCGCGTCCTTCCAGTTCATGGTGGATGCGTTTCGCGAGGACCGCTCGGTGCTGGCCATGGACTGGCGCGGCTTCGGCCTGACCGACAGCTCCGGCGGCGATGCCTACTGGTTCCCGGACTATCTAGGCGATCTGGATGCGCTGCTGGATGCGGTCAGTCCCGACGCTCCGGTGGACCTGCTGGGCCACAGCATGGGCGGCAACATCGTGATGACCTATGCCGGCGTGCGTCCGCAGCGGCTTCGCAAGCTCATCAACCTGGAAGGCTTCGGCCTGCCGGAAACCATCCCGGAGATGGCGCCGGCCCGCCTGGCCGAATGGCTGGATGAACTGAAGCAGCCGCAACACCTGAAGACCTATGACGATCTCGGGGGCGTGGTCGATCGCCTGATGAAGACCAACCCGCGGCTGGCGCCGGACAAGGCCGCCTGGCTGGCGCCGCACTGGTCCCAGCGTCGGGACGATGGGCGCTGGCACATCCTGGGCGACCCGGCCCACAAGCGGACCAATCCGGTGCTGTATCGCCGCGCCGAGGCGCTGGCCTGCTGGTCCCGCATCGAAGCGCCCACGCTGTGGGTCGAGGGCAGCGAGACCAACATCAGCCAATGGTGGGGCAACCGCTATCCGCGGGAGGACTTCGAGACCCGGTTGAGCGTGGTGCCGCAGTTGCAGCGTGTGACCCTGCAGCAGGCCGGACACATGCTGCACCACGACCAGCCGGACGCACTGGCGCGCGAGGTGCAGGCCTTCCTGGGCTGA
- a CDS encoding ATPase domain-containing protein, producing MNLDRAMIRRLSTGVPGLDDVLGGGLPEFSFNLIAGPPGSGKTTLAHQLMFALATPERRALYFTVLGEPPIKMLRYQQQFDFFQLDRLNNAIRFVNLADDMAGGDLHQVLARIVAEVEQHQPGLVFVDSFRALLGATIPPGPSGMTAERFVHELGVKLASWQATTFLVGEAFHEAEPSPIFTVSDGLIWLRQSVHGNSMVRKMEIIKMRGQGTVPGLHTFRIDHSGLRVFAPQPLATYRDELPPDPLAARQLTGVTGLDRMLGGGLPRGYSVLVAGPSGSGKSLLAASFLVEGARLGEVGVLAAFEQRPTRSRGAAMKALVDSARIAVVDTRAQSLSVDELALLLIEEIRRVRATRVVIDSLSGFELALAPTFRGDFRESLARLVAALASTGATLMMTSELEDRYDDLRFSPGGTAFLTDAIILQRYVELDGRLDRLMAVVKLRGSAHAKELMAFDIDDDGLHVGQAMQGYEGLLAGRPRRLAPETGTA from the coding sequence ATGAATCTGGATCGCGCCATGATCCGCCGCCTGTCGACGGGCGTGCCCGGCCTGGACGATGTCCTGGGCGGGGGCCTGCCGGAGTTCTCCTTCAATCTCATCGCCGGTCCGCCCGGCAGCGGCAAGACCACGTTGGCGCACCAGTTGATGTTTGCGCTCGCCACGCCGGAACGGCGCGCGCTGTACTTCACCGTGCTGGGCGAGCCGCCGATCAAGATGCTGCGTTATCAGCAGCAGTTCGATTTCTTCCAGCTGGATCGACTCAACAACGCCATTCGCTTCGTCAATCTCGCGGACGACATGGCGGGCGGCGATCTCCATCAGGTGCTCGCGCGCATCGTGGCCGAGGTGGAGCAGCACCAGCCGGGGCTGGTGTTCGTGGATTCATTTCGCGCCTTGCTCGGTGCGACCATCCCGCCGGGGCCCAGTGGCATGACGGCGGAGCGCTTCGTGCATGAACTGGGGGTGAAGCTGGCGAGCTGGCAGGCCACGACCTTCCTGGTGGGCGAGGCCTTCCACGAGGCCGAGCCCAGCCCGATCTTCACTGTGTCGGACGGGCTCATCTGGCTGCGCCAAAGCGTGCACGGCAACTCCATGGTCCGCAAGATGGAGATCATCAAGATGCGAGGCCAGGGCACTGTGCCCGGGCTGCACACCTTCCGCATCGATCACAGCGGCCTGCGGGTGTTTGCGCCGCAGCCGCTGGCGACCTACCGGGATGAACTGCCGCCCGATCCCCTGGCCGCGCGCCAGTTGACCGGTGTCACCGGACTGGACCGGATGCTGGGTGGCGGCCTGCCACGCGGCTATTCGGTGTTGGTCGCGGGACCCTCGGGCTCGGGCAAGAGCCTGCTGGCCGCCTCCTTCCTGGTGGAGGGCGCACGCCTGGGTGAGGTCGGCGTGCTGGCGGCCTTCGAGCAACGCCCGACCCGCTCGCGCGGCGCGGCGATGAAGGCGCTGGTGGATTCCGCCCGCATTGCGGTGGTGGACACGCGGGCCCAGTCGCTGTCGGTCGATGAGCTGGCGTTGCTGCTCATCGAGGAAATCCGCCGCGTGCGCGCAACGCGTGTGGTGATCGACTCGCTCTCCGGCTTCGAGCTGGCGTTGGCGCCCACCTTCCGCGGGGACTTCCGTGAATCACTGGCCCGTCTGGTGGCCGCGTTGGCCTCGACCGGCGCCACGCTGATGATGACCTCCGAGCTGGAGGATCGGTATGACGATCTGCGCTTCAGTCCCGGCGGCACCGCCTTCCTGACCGATGCCATCATCCTGCAGCGCTATGTCGAGCTCGACGGGCGACTGGATCGTCTGATGGCGGTGGTCAAGCTGCGAGGCAGCGCGCATGCCAAGGAATTGATGGCCTTCGACATTGATGACGACGGCCTGCATGTCGGCCAGGCGATGCAGGGTTACGAGGGCCTGCTGGCCGGCCGACCTCGTCGGCTGGCGCCGGAGACGGGCACTGCATGA
- a CDS encoding helix-turn-helix domain-containing protein, with protein MPIVVRLDVMLAQRKMRSKELAEAIGITEANLSLLKSGKVRGVRFDTLARICAVLQCQPADLLSYEPGDDLTAGADDGA; from the coding sequence ATGCCCATCGTTGTCCGCCTTGACGTCATGCTGGCGCAGCGCAAGATGCGCTCGAAGGAGCTGGCCGAGGCCATCGGCATCACCGAGGCCAACCTGTCGCTGCTGAAGTCCGGCAAGGTGCGCGGCGTCCGTTTCGACACGCTGGCACGGATCTGCGCCGTGTTGCAGTGCCAGCCTGCGGACTTGCTGAGTTACGAGCCCGGCGACGACCTCACCGCTGGAGCCGATGATGGTGCATGA